The Rhodopseudomonas palustris genome window below encodes:
- a CDS encoding MFS transporter: protein MDGRPRLDGQSTPKGAWRITFLLFLFMVVNFADKIVVGLAGVPITKELGLTPEQFGLLGSSFFFLFSTTAVIVGFIVNRIDTRWVLLVLALVWSVAQFPMVGTVSFTTLLICRIVLGAGEGPAFAVAAHAIYKWFPDHKRTLPTAILSQGSAFGVILAVPALNWIIVNHSWHYAFGALGIVGLMWAAAWIALGREGPLVPTAAMTAAETRIPYARLLTSRTFVGCVAATFGAFWALSLGLTWFTTYIVNGLGFSQHDAGLISITPWVFGALVLLLTGWLSQSLMARGASTRLARGVLGAAPLVLGGLILLTMPFIDNPTGQITALVIGAGLCGAIYVVCPPMIAEFAPVSQRGAALAIYGALYTLAGIIAPLVMGSVVQNAASLNEGYLTGYMINGAVMVVSGLLGLLLLWPDTERARLLNEQPARIGLRKPA, encoded by the coding sequence ATGGACGGGAGACCCCGCTTGGACGGACAATCCACGCCGAAGGGCGCCTGGAGGATCACCTTCCTCCTGTTTCTGTTCATGGTGGTCAATTTCGCCGACAAGATCGTGGTCGGCCTCGCCGGCGTGCCGATCACCAAAGAGCTCGGCCTCACGCCCGAACAGTTCGGACTGCTCGGCTCGTCGTTCTTCTTTCTGTTCTCGACCACCGCAGTCATCGTCGGCTTCATCGTCAACCGGATCGACACTCGCTGGGTGCTGCTGGTGCTGGCGCTGGTGTGGTCGGTGGCGCAATTTCCGATGGTCGGCACTGTCAGCTTCACCACGCTGCTGATCTGCCGCATCGTTCTCGGCGCCGGCGAAGGTCCGGCCTTCGCGGTTGCGGCGCATGCGATCTACAAATGGTTTCCCGATCACAAACGGACGCTGCCGACCGCGATCCTGTCGCAGGGCTCGGCGTTCGGCGTGATCCTGGCGGTGCCGGCGCTGAACTGGATCATCGTCAATCATTCCTGGCACTACGCGTTCGGCGCGCTCGGCATCGTCGGGCTGATGTGGGCGGCGGCGTGGATCGCGCTCGGCCGCGAAGGGCCGCTGGTTCCGACCGCGGCGATGACCGCGGCCGAGACGCGGATTCCCTATGCGCGGCTGCTGACATCGCGCACCTTTGTCGGCTGCGTCGCGGCGACCTTCGGCGCGTTTTGGGCGCTGTCGCTCGGGCTGACCTGGTTCACCACCTACATCGTCAACGGGCTCGGCTTCAGCCAGCACGATGCCGGGTTGATCTCGATCACACCCTGGGTGTTCGGCGCACTCGTCCTGCTGCTGACGGGTTGGTTGTCGCAGTCGCTGATGGCGCGCGGCGCCTCCACACGGCTCGCCCGCGGCGTGCTCGGCGCGGCGCCGCTGGTGCTCGGCGGCCTGATCCTGCTGACGATGCCGTTCATCGACAACCCCACCGGGCAGATCACCGCGCTGGTGATCGGCGCGGGTCTGTGCGGAGCGATCTATGTCGTCTGTCCACCGATGATCGCCGAATTCGCGCCGGTGTCGCAGCGCGGCGCCGCGCTGGCGATCTACGGCGCGCTGTACACGCTCGCCGGCATCATTGCGCCGCTGGTGATGGGCAGCGTCGTCCAGAATGCCGCGTCGTTGAACGAGGGCTATCTCACCGGCTACATGATCAACGGCGCGGTGATGGTCGTCTCCGGCCTGCTCGGTCTGCTGCTGCTGTGGCCGGACACCGAGCGCGCGAGGCTGCTGAACGAACAGCCCGCGAGGATTGGACTACGTAAGCCGGCGTGA
- a CDS encoding ABC transporter substrate-binding protein gives MSISFASISLASARIHPTRTVLLAAGLLALAAAQPALAQKQYGPGVTDTEIKIGQTMPYSGPASAYGIQGHVQTAYYAMINAKGGVNGRKINLISLDDAYSPPKTVEQTRKLVEQDEVLAIVGTVGTPTNSATQKYLNGKKVPQIFISTGAAKWDDPKTFPWTTQLYPPYQMEGMIFAKYLLKNKPDAKLGVFSQNDDAGKDYVKGLKEGLGDKAKTMIVKEVTYEVTDPTVDSQIVALKASGADTLFTMATPKFGAQAIRKVHELNWKPLNFVVSVASSIKGVLEPAGSEASTGLLTALAMKTPTDPRFENDADVKEFKEFLAKWFPKGDIADGSVVIGYISAYMTTKTLEACGDNLTRDNLLKQATNIKPTTAPLLLPGITISTRPDRYAPYTQMQIARFDGKSWVPEGEVFNTDTASR, from the coding sequence ATGTCCATCAGCTTCGCGTCCATCAGCTTAGCGTCCGCCAGGATCCATCCCACCCGCACGGTGCTGCTCGCAGCCGGACTACTTGCGCTCGCCGCGGCCCAGCCTGCGCTCGCCCAGAAGCAATACGGCCCCGGCGTCACCGACACCGAGATCAAGATCGGGCAGACCATGCCCTACAGCGGGCCGGCGTCGGCCTACGGCATTCAGGGCCATGTCCAGACCGCCTACTACGCGATGATCAACGCCAAGGGCGGCGTCAACGGCCGCAAGATCAACCTGATCAGCCTCGACGACGCCTATTCGCCGCCGAAGACGGTGGAGCAGACGCGCAAGCTGGTCGAGCAGGACGAGGTGCTGGCGATCGTCGGCACCGTCGGCACGCCGACCAATTCCGCGACTCAGAAATATCTCAACGGCAAGAAGGTGCCGCAGATCTTCATCTCCACGGGTGCGGCGAAGTGGGACGATCCGAAGACCTTCCCGTGGACCACGCAGCTCTATCCTCCCTATCAGATGGAGGGGATGATCTTTGCGAAATATCTGCTCAAGAACAAGCCCGACGCCAAGCTCGGCGTGTTCTCGCAGAACGACGACGCCGGCAAGGACTACGTCAAGGGACTGAAGGAAGGCCTCGGCGACAAGGCCAAGACGATGATCGTCAAGGAGGTCACCTACGAGGTCACCGATCCCACCGTCGACTCGCAAATCGTCGCGCTGAAGGCCTCGGGCGCCGACACGCTGTTCACGATGGCGACGCCGAAATTCGGCGCCCAGGCGATCCGAAAGGTCCACGAGCTGAACTGGAAACCGCTCAACTTCGTCGTGAGCGTCGCCAGCTCGATCAAGGGCGTGCTCGAACCCGCAGGCAGCGAAGCCTCGACCGGGTTGCTCACCGCGCTCGCCATGAAGACGCCGACCGATCCGCGGTTCGAGAACGATGCCGATGTCAAGGAATTCAAGGAATTCCTCGCCAAGTGGTTTCCGAAAGGCGACATCGCCGACGGCAGCGTGGTGATCGGCTACATCTCGGCCTACATGACGACAAAGACGCTGGAAGCCTGCGGCGACAATCTCACCCGCGACAACCTGCTGAAGCAGGCGACCAACATCAAGCCGACCACTGCGCCGCTGCTGCTGCCCGGCATCACGATCTCGACCCGGCCGGACCGCTACGCGCCTTATACCCAGATGCAGATCGCCCGTTTCGACGGCAAGAGCTGGGTGCCGGAGGGCGAGGTGTTCAACACCGACACCGCGAGTCGTTGA
- a CDS encoding ABC transporter ATP-binding protein → MLTVAGLTKSYRSGQDNVAVLRGVDFALAAGESVALTGESGSGKSTLLHLIAGLDQPDSGEIAYGDLTISRLADAGRAAFRRERLGLVFQQFNLIPSLTVADNLSFQSRLAGRHDAQWHAELIERLGLGALQKRYPEQLSGGQQQRVAIGRALAVKPVLLLADEPTGNLDEATADDVLALAADLVRRTGCGFLMVTHSERLAGMLDRRVHLHAGLIR, encoded by the coding sequence ATGCTGACCGTTGCCGGCCTGACCAAATCCTATCGCTCGGGGCAGGACAACGTCGCCGTTCTGCGCGGCGTGGATTTCGCGCTCGCCGCCGGCGAGAGCGTGGCGCTGACCGGCGAATCCGGCAGCGGCAAGAGCACGCTGCTGCATCTGATCGCCGGGCTCGACCAGCCCGATAGCGGCGAGATCGCCTATGGCGATCTAACGATCTCGCGGCTCGCCGACGCCGGGCGCGCGGCGTTCCGGCGCGAGCGGCTCGGGCTGGTGTTTCAGCAGTTCAATCTGATCCCGAGCCTCACCGTCGCCGACAATCTGTCGTTTCAGTCGCGGCTGGCCGGCCGCCACGACGCGCAATGGCACGCCGAACTGATCGAGCGGCTGGGGCTCGGCGCGTTGCAGAAGCGCTATCCCGAGCAACTCTCCGGCGGCCAGCAGCAGCGCGTCGCGATCGGCCGCGCGCTCGCGGTCAAGCCCGTCCTGCTGCTCGCCGACGAGCCGACCGGCAATCTCGACGAAGCCACCGCCGACGACGTGCTGGCGCTCGCCGCCGATCTGGTCCGCCGCACCGGCTGCGGCTTCCTGATGGTGACCCACAGCGAACGGCTCGCCGGAATGCTCGACCGGCGGGTGCATCTGCATGCCGGGTTGATCCGTTGA